The genomic region CTGCTCTGGCACGGCGAGCTGCCCGGTGACGACGACCTCGAGGCGTTCGAGGCGCTGGAGCGCGGGCAGCGCGACCTGGCGCCCAACGTGCGCAGGGCGATCGACGACATCCCGACCACCGCCCACCCGATGGACGTGCTGCGCACCGCCGTGAGCGTGATCGGCGCCGACGATGCCGACAGCGAGTTCGGTGCGCTCGCCGACCCGTTCGCCGTCGTCTATCCGAAGGCGCTGCGGCTCCTCGCGCAGCTGCCGGCGATCGTGGCCTACGACCAGCGCCGTCGCCACGGCCTGCCCTACGTCGCCCCGCGCGACGACCTCGACTACTCCAGCAATTTCCTGCACATGACATTCGGCGAGGTTCCTGATGCCGTCGTCGTCGACGCGTTCCGGGTCTCGTTGGTGCTCTACGCCGAGCACTCGTTCAACGCCTCCACGTTCACCGCGCGGGTCATCGCCTCGACGCTCTCGGATGTGTACAGCGCAGTGACCGGCGCGATCGGCGCGCTCAAGGGTCCCCTGCACGGTGGCGCCAACGAGGCCGTGATGGTCGCCTTCGAGGAGATCGGCTCGGCCGACAAGGCCGAGGCGTGGCTCGACGACGCGCTCGCGAGCAAGCGCAAGATCATGGGGTTCGGCCACCGTGTGTACAAGAACGGCGATTCGCGCGTGCCGACGATGCGCGCATCCCTCGAAACGCTCGTCGAGCACTACGACCGCCCCGACGTGCTCGACCTCTACACGGCTCTCGAGCAGGCGATGGAGACCCGCAAGGGCATCAAGCCCAACCTCGACTACCCCAGCGGCCCGGCCTACAACCTCATGGGCTTCGACACCCAGACCTTCACTCCGCTCTTCGCGGCGGCGCGAGTGAGCGGATGGACCGCGCACATCATCGAGCAGCTCAGCTCGAACGCGTTGATCCGCCCGCTCTCGCAGTACAACGGTCCGGCCGAACGCCACCTCGCGTAGCCCAGCGGCGCATCGGGCCGCGATCCGTTCGCTCTCTCTCCTGCCTGTCTTGGTAACCGCGTTCCTACCGGCCCTGTTAACCGCGTTCCTACCGGTCCTGTTAACCGCGCCAGCTTGTGGCTATTGCGCCAGCTTTTCTGGCGCGACAACCGAGAGCTGGCGCGGTTGCGACGTGGGTGCAGCTGCGGGCGCTGTGCAGTTGTTGCGCTGCGGCATGGCCGCCGAGGCCGGCGATTGTCGAGGTTCGACACACGGATCGCTGCTCCACGGCCGCGACGCCTAGCCTGGCGGAATGCACATGCTCTTCCGCACGATCCTGCACGCCTGGATCTCTCGTTTCGGCAAGCGTGTCGGGCACTACG from Humibacter ginsenosidimutans harbors:
- a CDS encoding bifunctional 2-methylcitrate synthase/citrate synthase; this encodes MSEQNPEIRKGLAGVVVDTTAISSVNPETNSLLYRGYPVQELAARCSFEEVAYLLWHGELPGDDDLEAFEALERGQRDLAPNVRRAIDDIPTTAHPMDVLRTAVSVIGADDADSEFGALADPFAVVYPKALRLLAQLPAIVAYDQRRRHGLPYVAPRDDLDYSSNFLHMTFGEVPDAVVVDAFRVSLVLYAEHSFNASTFTARVIASTLSDVYSAVTGAIGALKGPLHGGANEAVMVAFEEIGSADKAEAWLDDALASKRKIMGFGHRVYKNGDSRVPTMRASLETLVEHYDRPDVLDLYTALEQAMETRKGIKPNLDYPSGPAYNLMGFDTQTFTPLFAAARVSGWTAHIIEQLSSNALIRPLSQYNGPAERHLA